One window of Desulfarculus baarsii DSM 2075 genomic DNA carries:
- a CDS encoding vWA domain-containing protein, whose amino-acid sequence MFLNLFYTLRHAGVPVSVTEWMTLMMALDQGHADNSLSSFYYLARAILVKSEAFYDQFDQSFAHVFKDAEMPKNIRDEILDWLSDPANKLELPREELERMKALSLEELRREFEKRLEEQTEAHHGGNRWIGTGGTSPFGHSGANPAGMRIGGPGGGGTAVKIAAMRKFRNYRDDLTLDVRQMKVAMKRLRQLEREGPEDELDIDGTIDKTCRDGGEIDLVFRRPRQNTVKVLLLMDSGGSMNPYARLVSQLFSAAHQMSHFRDFKHYYFHNCVYQELYKDIRNFDGEPTGSILKNIGSEYKVIFVGDACMAPSELFSIGGVIDYYSHNDTPGIEWLRRFAEHFRYCVWLNPMPERTWFHTTIQPVARLIPMFPLTLDGLERAVQRLIVRH is encoded by the coding sequence GTGTTCCTGAACCTTTTCTATACGTTGCGCCACGCCGGCGTGCCTGTCTCGGTCACCGAGTGGATGACCTTGATGATGGCCCTGGATCAGGGCCACGCCGACAACAGCCTGTCGTCGTTCTATTACCTGGCCCGGGCCATCCTGGTCAAATCCGAGGCCTTCTACGACCAGTTCGACCAATCCTTCGCCCATGTGTTCAAAGACGCCGAGATGCCCAAAAACATCCGCGACGAGATTTTGGACTGGCTCTCCGACCCGGCCAACAAGCTGGAGCTGCCCCGCGAGGAACTGGAGCGCATGAAGGCCCTGAGCCTGGAGGAACTGCGCCGCGAGTTTGAAAAACGCCTGGAAGAACAAACCGAGGCCCACCACGGCGGCAACCGCTGGATCGGCACCGGCGGCACCAGCCCCTTTGGCCACTCCGGGGCCAACCCGGCGGGCATGCGCATCGGCGGGCCGGGCGGCGGCGGCACGGCGGTCAAGATCGCGGCCATGCGCAAGTTTCGCAACTACCGCGACGACCTGACCCTGGACGTGCGCCAGATGAAGGTGGCCATGAAGCGCCTGCGCCAACTGGAGCGCGAAGGCCCCGAGGACGAACTGGACATCGACGGCACCATCGACAAAACCTGCCGTGACGGCGGCGAGATCGACCTGGTTTTTCGCCGGCCCAGGCAAAACACGGTCAAGGTGCTATTGTTGATGGACTCCGGCGGCAGCATGAACCCCTACGCTCGCCTGGTCAGCCAGTTGTTCTCGGCCGCCCACCAGATGAGCCACTTTCGCGACTTCAAGCACTACTATTTTCACAACTGCGTCTACCAAGAGCTTTACAAAGACATCCGCAACTTCGACGGCGAACCAACCGGTTCGATCCTCAAAAACATCGGTTCGGAATACAAGGTGATCTTTGTCGGCGACGCCTGCATGGCCCCGTCTGAGCTTTTTTCCATCGGCGGGGTGATCGACTATTATTCACACAACGACACGCCGGGCATCGAGTGGCTGCGCCGCTTTGCCGAGCATTTTCGCTATTGCGTCTGGCTCAACCCCATGCCCGAGCGCACTTGGTTTCACACCACCATCCAGCCCGTGGCCCGGTTGATCCCCATGTTCCCCCTGACCTTGGACGGCCTGGAGCGGGCCGTGCAACGGCTGATCGTGCGCCACTAG
- a CDS encoding AAA family ATPase: protein MSASFDKFVGTDKYIVSNALRDVVNVAIALGRPLLVKGEPGTGKTLLAHNIARGLGKELIIWNVKSTTKAKDGLYIYDTVQRLNDSRFGGGDVSDIKRYIHLGQLGVAFAHPDQPVLLIDEVDKADIEFPNDLLNELDEMSFFIPETGQTVKAQRRPIVVITSNSEKELPDAFLRRCVFHYIEFPDEELMRKIVGVHYPGLDENLLREVLKKFYWLREIDGFRKKPSTSELLDWIQALVAGGMSPDKIAKELPFAGALIKKEQDMEVLGAAAAGTGARLGLRSRW, encoded by the coding sequence ACGTGGCCATCGCCTTGGGCCGCCCGCTGCTGGTCAAGGGCGAGCCCGGCACCGGCAAGACCCTCCTGGCCCACAACATCGCCAGGGGCCTGGGCAAGGAACTGATCATCTGGAACGTCAAGTCCACCACCAAGGCCAAGGACGGGCTTTATATCTACGACACCGTCCAGCGCCTCAACGACTCGCGTTTCGGCGGCGGCGACGTCAGCGACATCAAGCGCTACATCCATCTGGGCCAGTTGGGCGTGGCCTTCGCCCACCCCGACCAACCGGTGCTCCTGATCGACGAGGTCGACAAGGCCGATATCGAGTTTCCCAACGATTTGCTCAACGAACTCGATGAGATGAGCTTTTTTATCCCCGAGACCGGCCAGACCGTCAAGGCCCAGCGCCGGCCCATCGTCGTCATCACCTCCAACTCCGAAAAAGAGCTGCCAGACGCCTTTTTGCGGCGTTGCGTGTTCCACTACATCGAGTTTCCCGACGAAGAGCTCATGCGCAAGATCGTCGGCGTGCACTACCCCGGCCTGGACGAAAACCTTCTGCGCGAGGTGCTTAAAAAGTTTTATTGGCTGCGCGAGATCGACGGTTTCCGTAAAAAACCCTCCACCAGCGAACTGCTGGACTGGATCCAGGCCCTGGTGGCCGGCGGCATGTCGCCGGATAAAATCGCCAAGGAGCTGCCCTTTGCCGGCGCGCTGATCAAGAAAGAGCAGGACATGGAAGTGCTCGGCGCCGCGGCGGCCGGAACTGGCGCGCGCCTGGGCCTCAGGAGCCGCTGGTAA